The genomic interval ATTGGGATGATCCGCCTACCCAATAAACTAAATAGTTGCCGCAGATAGCGGCTGATGTGGTTTTACTTACCAATCGTATCCGCGAGACCTTCCACAATCTGCACCGCGCCTGTGGCGATGATCAGTGCGAGCACCGTCATAATCGTCTTCGCGAAAGTCCAAACTCCACTGAAGCTGATCTTAGAACAGTCGGTGGCGTACAGGACTACTGATGCCAGGAAATACGACGTGCAGAGCGCCAACGAGAATATTGTAGATGCGCTTAATCGCTTCGGCGACGATGGGTCCGCGTGGACCAACCTTGCAACCCTGCTTACGGGGCTGAAGCGCCCTCAGAACGGCAAGGCTGCTTTCTCCCCTATTTCCTTGCTTCCGGCCTCGAGACATTCCCTGAGAAGGTCTTTGCGCTCATTGGATAACATCGCCGCTCCGGTCTTGATGCCTTCCTGCCATTGGGGCCTACGTTCCCATGCTTCTATATAGACCATTGCGAGGTCGGGAGATCGTCTGGTCTGCAGCAGGGACAAGGATCCCGGCCTGCATCACGTCCTTGTCGCGCTTGAGTGCACTGTCGGCATGACGCCGGGACGCGACGATGAGCTTGTGAACGGCATAACGCGCCGGGTCGGGCACCAATACCGAGACACCGGCTCCGTACAGGAGCACCGTTCTGACGGGTTCGCGGATCAGGAAATCCATAAACCTAAGCGGCTGTGCACCCGCTCCACCAAGGGCAGGCATTTCGGCAGGCTTGTCCAGGTACTCGCGCTTGCCTCGATTCGTAGTCAAAAACTCGACGCGATAGCCTTCGCCGTTGGTGAACGCGGTTGTCTCCGCCCCGGTCAGGGTCGGCACGGCACGGAAAGTCGGGTCAATGGATTGCAGCAGATTGAGGATCGGTGGCAGGCTATCCATGACGCTGGCCGAAAACGCATAGCCCTTTGCGAAATCGGCATCTGCGGTCACGATGGCAGTGGAGGGAAGGCGGACACCCAGAAGGCCGGAATAGGCTCCGAAGGCGAGCGTGCCTACAAGCACAGCGCGAAGCCGGAAGAGGCCTGCAGCCGCCAGAGCTTCGACGATCACGCCTGAGCTTCGGTCGGCCGCCAGCAGGCCGCCGTCCGTCGTGAGGCTGGAGACCAGACGTCGGCGTGTCCTGTAGTCGGTTTTGATGGTGGAGAAGTCCTCGACGCGTTTCGTGATCTCAGGATCTTCGACGGGGCCGACATATTTCCGCTTTTGACCGCCTTCGCGTCTGGCTGATCGAAATACCAGTAATCGCGATCCTTGACCCTGACCTTCACAAAGCGACCAGTCGGCAGGAAGCCCAGCGTCCAGGCGTCATCCATCGCACGCTGACCGACCTCGGCGAGCATCGTCTGGTACATCATGTCGACGGTTTTCAGCATGGATCTCGGCGTTATACTGGATTTCCAGATTTAGTATAGTAAAGTGGGGGTCCGTATCAACGCTATTATATCATAATCAAAAATCTAGTATAACTGTCGTGCTCAGACGCGACCGCTTGGTAAGTGCATCAACCAACTCTGTTGTTGCGAGTTGAATTCTGTGTTTCCATCCTGGTTCTGCAGGGCTAGCGGCAGCGCGACGCGCTGAAGACAGTCTGGCTGTGGTATATCGGCCCCCTCATTTCCGGCTTTGCCGTGCTGTTAGGGGGAGGCCGTGTGGGGGCACCGTGGGAATTTCCGTCATCGATGAGAGGAGACACAGGCAAGCTTGAGGTCGAATGGGACACGGTCTTGTTTACCGGATAGGCAATTAGATCATCGAAGCGGGTGGCTGAAATCGCCGGCGGAAGGGGCGTCCGTGTGGTGTACGACTCCTGATGGAGTTTCGATCGGTTCTTGGTCCCGCTCTACGTTGCGAAATTTCGTAGCAACCCGGCTAGCTCGGCATGGCACCTTCTTCTTTTCTATATTAGCGCTGTCGTATAAATTTACCTGCTCAGCTTGCTATTGGGAACAGAACGGGCGAGATGCAGACAGCGCGCCGCAATCGGACTGCACGCGCACATCTCTCGGTCAGGTCCTCGGCCATTGAACCAGCAGGAACGATAAAAGCAGCAATACTGAACCTGGAGAATACATGATGGAAAATAGCGCCGGTGACGCCGTTTTTCGATATCGCGGCTCAACGTTCGATAGCATGATCGAAACCCTCGGAGGGGTTTTCGGCACATTCGACGCCGAGCTCGTCGGCCGTGCTCAAGACTTCCATTGGGCGATCGATCTTTCGGCCTGTGAAAGCGCAGTATTGATTACTGGGTATCATCAGACAGGGTTTCAGTTCCGCGCTCAGGGGGCTTCCGATGCAACAGAGCACCTATCGATCGTAGTGCCGCGCAGAGGTGGCATGGGGGTCACGTACGGTTCGCGCATCGCCGAGGCCGGACAAGGGAAATTGCTTCTTTACAGGAATTTCGAGCCTGGCGGCATCTCAATGCACGGGCAATCCAATCTCATAGACGAGTTGGTGCTTGATTGGTCCTTGATCCAACGGACAATTGGCGAAACTTTCGATGTGCCGTTTAATGGCTCGCTCGACCTGTTGCCCGAATTGGATCTGTCAACGCCAGTTGGTAGGACAATCGGCAATATTACGGAAGCGGTCATCGACGGAATACGCGATAATGGCCCCCTCACTCAGTCTCCCGTAGCGATGGCACATATTACGCAGGCACTAGCCGACGTGGTAATAAGGATGGTGCCTCATCGGTTGTCGCATCTAATGAATAAGAAGCCTTGCATGATTGCTCCCGGACATGTCCGCCGCGGGATCGAGTTCATGTGTGCCAATATCAACCGTCCGATTACAATGCCAATGGTGGCAGATGCAGTGGGTGTTTCCACCAGAGCACTCGAAGCGGGTTTTCGTGCTTTCAAGGATACTACGCCTGCTGCCTATCTACAGATGCTTCGGTTACGCGCTGCACGGGAGGACCTGCTCGATCCAGAGAACCGTATGCTTTTGAAAGAAATCTGCCTGAAATGGGGATTCTTTCAGTTCGGGAGGTTCTCCGCAGTTTATAGGGCGCACTATGGAGAAAATCCGTCCGAAACAAGGAGACGCGTCTGTGGATCACATTCTCGCAGGTCCTCCTGACAAAGCGGATGACGAACGCCCTCACGCGGCAAATAGGATGACCGGTTTGCGTAAATCGGAAGACAGCCATGCCGTAGATATGCCTCTGCGTCGGCGGATGATCGCCGTTGGCGCCGCTGACTTCTCCTCGTCAGCATCCGTCGCGCTCAGCCGCTTCCTGAGCGGCCAATTTGTCGTCCGCTTCACGGATGAACTTCGCAAGCGAGCCAAGAGGAAGTCGCTCCTCGTTGTTTGACCGCCCTTAATCAGTGTCGTCGACCGCCAGAAGCTCTTGACCGAACAGGTCAAGCTATCGGCACGCGATGACGAAAGTCCGACCGTTCACTCGCTGAAAGCCGGCGCGACGCGAGGCTAGATCGCTAGCATTGCCCGAGCACGGCGCGTCCGCAATCCGACACGCCGTATTCAAATTCGCGTTCAATATGCAATTCGCGAATGAAAGTTTCCATACCCCGTCTCTGCACTGTGAAAATGTCAATTTGTATTACTAATAAACGGTGCTGATAGGTCGGATGGCATACATCCACGGTATGGATAAAGAAACATGCGGTTCAAGGGTCTTGATCTAAATCTCCTGGTTGCGCTCGACGCTCTGATGGCCGAGCGGAACCTCACGGCGGCGGCACGCAGCATCAACCTGAGCCAGCCGGCGATGAGCGCCGCCGTCGCCCGGTTACGCACCTATTTCCGTGATGAGCTATTTACGATGGCTGGTCGCGAATTTATCCCCACACCGCGTGCGGAAGGGCTCGCCTCCGCGGTGCGCGAGGCTCTGCTGCACGTTCAGCTCTCGATTATTTCCTGGGAGCCGTTTAACCCGGCCCAGTCGGATCGTCGTTTCAAGATCGTGCTTTCCGATTACGTCACACTCGTGTTTTTTGAAAAGATCGTGGAGCGTGCGGCGCGGGAAGCTCCCGGAGTCAGCTTCGAATTTCGGCCTCCCACCGACGATAATGAGGACCTTCTTCGGCGCGGCGATGTCGATCTGGTAATTCTCCCGGAAATCTTGATGTCGAACGCTCATCCTCGCGCGAAATTGTTCGAAGATGTACACGTGTGTGTAGGTTGTCGCACGAACGAGCAACTGTCAGAGCCACTTACATTCAACAGATACATGTCGATGGGGCACGTTGTGGTCAAGTTCGGGAATAGCCGGAGGCCAGGCATCGAGGAATGGTATTTGCTCGAGCATGGTCTCAAGAGACGTACCGACGTCGTCCTACAGGGCTTCAGCATGATTCCGCCCATGCTGGTGGGGACCGAGCGTATAGGAACCATGCCCTTACGGCTGGCGCAGCATTTCGCAAAGACAATTCCCGTGCAGATCGTTGAACTTCCGCTGCCACTTCCCCCATTCACCGAGGCTGTCCAATGGCCTGCCCTTCACGATAGTGATCCGGCAAGCCTGTGGATGCGCGAGATGTTGGTGCAGGAGGCGTCCCGTATGGGTTCGCCGCTTGCCACGGCCGAGCCCCTCATCAACCCGGACAAACACGAGTATTGTCCGGCTCACCTCTGATCCACAAACTTCATCGGGGCCAGGACTGTAAAATGGGTCGCACGGCACCCCTTGCTGGCGAAGCGCGTCAATACCGCCGGTACGCTTGTCCGTT from Sinorhizobium terangae carries:
- a CDS encoding helix-turn-helix transcriptional regulator, whose protein sequence is MMENSAGDAVFRYRGSTFDSMIETLGGVFGTFDAELVGRAQDFHWAIDLSACESAVLITGYHQTGFQFRAQGASDATEHLSIVVPRRGGMGVTYGSRIAEAGQGKLLLYRNFEPGGISMHGQSNLIDELVLDWSLIQRTIGETFDVPFNGSLDLLPELDLSTPVGRTIGNITEAVIDGIRDNGPLTQSPVAMAHITQALADVVIRMVPHRLSHLMNKKPCMIAPGHVRRGIEFMCANINRPITMPMVADAVGVSTRALEAGFRAFKDTTPAAYLQMLRLRAAREDLLDPENRMLLKEICLKWGFFQFGRFSAVYRAHYGENPSETRRRVCGSHSRRSS
- the nodD2 gene encoding transcriptional regulator NodD2; this encodes MRFKGLDLNLLVALDALMAERNLTAAARSINLSQPAMSAAVARLRTYFRDELFTMAGREFIPTPRAEGLASAVREALLHVQLSIISWEPFNPAQSDRRFKIVLSDYVTLVFFEKIVERAAREAPGVSFEFRPPTDDNEDLLRRGDVDLVILPEILMSNAHPRAKLFEDVHVCVGCRTNEQLSEPLTFNRYMSMGHVVVKFGNSRRPGIEEWYLLEHGLKRRTDVVLQGFSMIPPMLVGTERIGTMPLRLAQHFAKTIPVQIVELPLPLPPFTEAVQWPALHDSDPASLWMREMLVQEASRMGSPLATAEPLINPDKHEYCPAHL